A region from the Streptomyces lydicus genome encodes:
- a CDS encoding D-2-hydroxyacid dehydrogenase family protein: MTLRCAVLDDYQDVALSLADWSAVAGAVDVRTVRQPFRSEDEVVASIGDCEIVVAMRERTPFRASLLARLPRLRLLITSGMRNAAIDLEAAARHGVTVCGTASNTEPPVELTWALILGLARQVVTESTALRTDGPWQSTLGADLHGRTLGLLGLGKIGSRVARIGQAFGMEVTAWSRNLTAERAAEVGVHAAATKNELLETSDFVSVHLVLGDRTRGLLGADELRRMRPTGYLVNTSRAAIVDQPALLRALRENWIAGAGLDVFDQEPLPAGHPLRTLPNVLALPHLGYVTRRNYEGYFRQAVEDITAFLAGSPIRQLG, from the coding sequence ATGACTCTGCGCTGTGCCGTACTCGACGACTACCAGGACGTCGCGCTCTCCCTGGCCGACTGGTCCGCCGTAGCGGGTGCCGTCGACGTCCGTACGGTGCGGCAGCCCTTCCGCTCCGAGGACGAGGTGGTCGCGTCGATCGGCGACTGCGAGATCGTTGTCGCGATGCGCGAACGCACACCGTTTCGCGCCTCGCTCCTCGCCCGGCTCCCCCGCCTCCGGCTGCTGATCACCTCCGGAATGCGGAATGCCGCCATCGATCTGGAAGCCGCCGCGCGGCACGGCGTCACCGTCTGCGGTACGGCCAGCAACACGGAGCCGCCCGTCGAACTGACCTGGGCGCTGATCCTCGGCCTCGCCCGCCAGGTGGTCACCGAGAGCACCGCACTGCGCACCGACGGCCCCTGGCAGAGCACCCTCGGCGCCGACCTGCACGGCCGTACGCTGGGGCTGCTCGGCCTGGGCAAGATCGGCAGCCGGGTCGCCCGGATCGGCCAGGCCTTCGGCATGGAGGTGACGGCCTGGAGCCGGAACCTCACCGCCGAACGCGCCGCGGAGGTGGGCGTGCATGCCGCCGCCACCAAGAACGAGCTCCTGGAGACCAGCGACTTCGTCTCCGTCCATCTCGTCCTCGGTGACCGCACCCGCGGCCTGCTCGGCGCCGATGAGCTCCGCCGGATGCGGCCCACCGGCTACCTCGTCAACACCTCCCGCGCCGCCATCGTCGACCAGCCCGCGCTGCTCCGGGCGCTGCGGGAGAACTGGATCGCCGGCGCCGGCCTGGACGTCTTCGACCAGGAGCCGCTGCCTGCCGGCCACCCCCTGCGCACCCTCCCGAACGTGCTGGCCCTGCCCCATCTCGGCTATGTCACCCGCCGTAACTACGAGGGCTACTTCCGGCAGGCGGTCGAGGACATCACCGCCTTCCTCGCGGGCAGCCCGATCCGCCAACTGGGCTGA
- a CDS encoding ADP-ribosylglycohydrolase family protein, translating to MSATGGGGVIWGRAEQQDFRSRVRGCLLGGAIGDALGAGIEFDSLDAIRSAHGQEGVADFVPAFGRRGAVTDDTQMTLFTVDGLIRAQVRRDTGAWHPPTDVHRAYLRWAATQRDWGPDERRKDDGWLAREEWLYSRRAPGRACLSGLGDEVMGTLETPKNPDSKGCGAVMRSAPFGLLVGWEPQLVFQLAAECAAQTHGHPTGYLAAGAFAVISHSLARGEDLDGAVQKALAHLATRPGHEETTDALKRALGAVRQGMPTPARVESLGEGWTAEEALAIGVYCALVAEDVRHGLLLAVNHGGDSDSTGAVCGNLLGTLHGETALPPVWLVELEGRETILQLADDFSMEMTQGPALHGPAGSSPGWLARYPRA from the coding sequence GTGAGCGCAACAGGAGGCGGCGGCGTCATCTGGGGCCGCGCGGAACAGCAGGACTTCCGTAGCCGGGTACGCGGCTGTCTGCTCGGCGGCGCCATCGGCGATGCGCTCGGTGCCGGTATCGAATTCGACTCGCTCGACGCGATCCGCTCGGCGCACGGCCAGGAGGGCGTGGCCGATTTCGTACCCGCCTTCGGGCGGCGCGGCGCGGTCACCGACGACACCCAGATGACCCTGTTCACCGTGGACGGGCTGATCCGGGCCCAGGTGCGCCGCGACACCGGCGCCTGGCATCCGCCCACCGACGTCCACCGCGCCTATCTGCGCTGGGCCGCGACCCAGCGCGACTGGGGCCCGGACGAGCGCAGGAAGGACGACGGCTGGCTGGCCCGCGAGGAGTGGCTGTACTCCCGCCGGGCGCCCGGCCGGGCCTGTCTGAGCGGTCTCGGCGACGAGGTGATGGGCACGCTGGAGACGCCCAAGAACCCGGACTCGAAGGGCTGCGGCGCGGTGATGCGCTCCGCGCCGTTCGGGCTGCTGGTCGGCTGGGAGCCGCAGCTGGTCTTCCAGCTCGCCGCCGAGTGCGCCGCCCAGACGCACGGCCACCCCACCGGCTATCTGGCGGCCGGCGCCTTCGCGGTCATCAGCCACTCGCTGGCCCGCGGCGAGGACCTCGACGGCGCCGTGCAGAAGGCGCTGGCACACCTGGCCACCCGCCCGGGCCACGAGGAGACCACCGACGCCCTCAAGCGCGCGCTGGGCGCCGTGCGGCAGGGCATGCCGACACCGGCCCGGGTGGAGTCGCTGGGGGAGGGCTGGACGGCCGAGGAGGCGCTGGCGATCGGCGTGTACTGCGCACTGGTCGCCGAGGACGTCCGGCACGGCCTGCTGCTCGCCGTCAACCACGGCGGGGACAGCGACTCCACCGGCGCCGTCTGCGGCAACCTGCTGGGGACCCTGCACGGCGAGACGGCGCTGCCGCCGGTATGGCTGGTCGAGCTGGAGGGCCGGGAGACGATCCTGCAGCTGGCCGACGACTTCTCGATGGAGATGACGCAGGGCCCCGCGCTGCACGGCCCGGCCGGTTCGTCGCCGGGGTGGCTCGCCCGGTACCCGCGGGCCTGA
- a CDS encoding SDR family oxidoreductase, whose amino-acid sequence MLLRNKTVIVSGVGAGLGHQVAAACVRDGASVVLGARTEANLAASAAQLDPSGERTAWRATDIGDEAQCEALAALAVERFGGIDAVVHVAALDSLFGGLRDADFDSWRSVVDVNLFGTLRMTRACLPSLVARGGGSVVMIGTQSSVAAPSQVQQAAYAASKGGLVSAMYSLARELGPDRIRVNTVQPGWMWGPPVEAYVKFQAHSEGVPEAEVLGRLTERMALPELATDADVAECAVFLASDRARAITGQSLLVNAGELMR is encoded by the coding sequence ATGCTGCTGCGGAACAAGACCGTCATCGTCTCGGGCGTGGGGGCCGGGCTCGGCCATCAGGTCGCGGCGGCGTGTGTGCGGGACGGCGCCTCGGTGGTGCTGGGCGCGCGTACGGAGGCCAATCTCGCCGCGTCGGCCGCGCAGCTCGACCCTTCGGGCGAGCGTACGGCCTGGCGCGCGACCGATATCGGGGACGAGGCGCAGTGCGAGGCGCTGGCCGCGCTGGCCGTGGAGCGGTTCGGCGGGATCGATGCGGTGGTCCATGTCGCGGCGCTGGACTCGCTCTTCGGAGGTCTGCGGGACGCCGACTTCGACTCCTGGCGCAGCGTCGTGGACGTCAATCTCTTCGGCACCCTGCGGATGACCCGGGCCTGCCTGCCGTCCCTGGTGGCGCGCGGCGGTGGCTCGGTGGTGATGATCGGTACCCAGTCGTCGGTCGCCGCCCCCTCGCAGGTGCAGCAGGCGGCGTATGCGGCGTCCAAGGGCGGGCTGGTCTCGGCGATGTACTCGCTCGCGCGCGAGCTGGGACCGGACCGGATACGGGTCAACACCGTGCAGCCCGGGTGGATGTGGGGCCCGCCGGTGGAGGCGTACGTCAAGTTCCAGGCGCACAGCGAAGGCGTTCCGGAAGCGGAGGTGCTGGGCCGGCTGACGGAGCGGATGGCGCTGCCCGAGCTGGCGACGGACGCGGACGTGGCCGAGTGCGCGGTCTTCCTGGCCTCCGACCGGGCGCGTGCCATCACCGGCCAGTCGCTGCTGGTCAACGCGGGGGAGCTGATGCGGTAG
- a CDS encoding DUF397 domain-containing protein: MAVQPNSAFSWTKSSYSGGNGACVEIAVPAVTAIAVRDSKDPDGPRLTFDNSSWARFVSDLAGGAFDLA; the protein is encoded by the coding sequence ATGGCCGTGCAGCCCAATTCCGCATTCTCCTGGACCAAGTCCTCGTACTCCGGTGGCAACGGCGCCTGCGTGGAAATCGCCGTGCCCGCCGTCACCGCGATTGCCGTGCGGGACTCCAAGGACCCCGACGGCCCGCGCCTCACGTTCGACAATTCCTCCTGGGCCCGCTTCGTGTCGGACCTCGCCGGTGGTGCGTTCGACCTGGCGTGA
- a CDS encoding helix-turn-helix domain-containing protein, producing the protein MASNVNPTVRRRRLGQELRRLREAKGMTAEEVADRLLVSQSKISRLENGRRSISQRDVRDLCGVYEVEDHRIVDSLMQMAKDSRQQGWWHAFGDIPYSVYIGLETEAASLRVYESLLVPGLLQTTGYAQAVIPGTVPELAPDHLDKRIQVRMRRQDRINDPEHPLRLWAVLDESALRRVVGSHLIMREQLDHLVEMSQLPHVTVQILPYDTGAHAGMSGTFSILEFDDAADSSVVYIEGVTSDLYLEKTNDVHKYTIMYEHLRAQALSAEQSREFIAAAAKSHADAAG; encoded by the coding sequence GTGGCGTCCAACGTCAACCCCACCGTCAGGCGACGCCGATTGGGCCAGGAGCTGCGCAGGCTTCGCGAGGCCAAAGGCATGACGGCAGAAGAGGTGGCGGACCGGCTGCTCGTCTCGCAGTCGAAGATCAGCAGACTCGAGAACGGCCGCCGCAGCATCAGCCAGCGCGATGTCCGCGATCTGTGCGGGGTCTACGAGGTCGAAGACCACCGCATCGTGGATTCGCTGATGCAGATGGCCAAGGATTCACGTCAACAGGGGTGGTGGCACGCCTTCGGCGACATCCCCTACAGCGTCTACATCGGCCTGGAGACCGAGGCCGCCTCGCTGCGGGTGTACGAATCCCTGCTGGTGCCCGGTCTGCTCCAGACGACCGGCTACGCCCAGGCGGTCATTCCCGGCACGGTCCCCGAGCTGGCGCCCGACCATTTGGACAAGCGTATTCAGGTGCGGATGCGGCGCCAGGACCGGATCAATGATCCCGAGCACCCGTTGCGGCTGTGGGCGGTACTGGACGAGAGCGCGCTGCGCAGGGTGGTCGGCAGCCACCTGATCATGCGCGAGCAGCTGGACCATCTTGTCGAGATGAGTCAATTGCCGCATGTGACGGTCCAGATCCTGCCGTACGACACCGGGGCGCACGCCGGCATGTCGGGAACGTTCTCCATCCTCGAATTCGACGATGCCGCCGATTCCAGCGTGGTGTACATCGAAGGCGTCACCAGCGATCTCTATCTGGAGAAGACCAACGATGTGCACAAGTACACGATCATGTACGAGCATTTGCGCGCACAGGCATTGAGTGCCGAGCAGAGCCGGGAGTTCATCGCTGCCGCGGCGAAATCCCATGCGGATGCGGCGGGGTGA
- a CDS encoding GOLPH3/VPS74 family protein — MGRSRRTIPEELLLLALDPTTGTTAQPQSLDLGLAGAQLVELALAGRIAPDGDRIAVVMARPTGDPTLDSALELLRRRGSPVRAVHWIGGPRLGLRQTYLTHLERCGMVHAVAGQMCGVLPTTRYQATETAISREIRARLDNAIRTGVPPDPRTAALAALAHAVGLGKHLYPGNEGRSSRSRLRDLIRHDPMGGLVAHAVMDVQNGVAAQPRRPQAATAGAVGQPAARATAEPAGAPGQSRHGHGRMARVGAR; from the coding sequence ATGGGCAGGAGCCGCAGAACAATTCCGGAGGAGCTTCTGCTGCTCGCTTTGGACCCGACGACGGGTACCACAGCGCAGCCGCAGTCGCTCGACCTCGGCCTGGCCGGGGCCCAGCTAGTAGAGCTGGCTCTGGCAGGACGGATAGCCCCAGACGGGGATCGTATCGCCGTGGTGATGGCACGGCCGACAGGAGATCCAACTCTGGACTCCGCGCTCGAACTGCTGCGCCGACGCGGCAGTCCGGTGCGCGCGGTCCACTGGATCGGCGGGCCCCGGCTGGGGCTGCGCCAGACCTACCTGACACACCTGGAACGGTGCGGCATGGTGCATGCCGTGGCGGGCCAGATGTGCGGGGTGCTGCCGACGACGCGCTACCAGGCGACGGAGACAGCCATCAGCCGGGAAATCAGGGCCCGGCTGGACAACGCGATCCGCACCGGCGTACCCCCGGACCCGCGGACCGCGGCGCTCGCCGCGCTGGCCCATGCGGTCGGTCTCGGCAAGCATCTGTATCCAGGGAACGAAGGGCGTTCATCGCGCTCCCGTCTCCGGGATCTGATCCGGCACGACCCGATGGGCGGGCTGGTCGCACACGCCGTCATGGATGTGCAGAACGGCGTCGCGGCACAGCCGCGGCGACCGCAGGCCGCCACCGCGGGAGCCGTAGGGCAACCGGCGGCCCGGGCCACGGCGGAACCGGCCGGTGCGCCGGGCCAGTCGCGGCACGGCCACGGGCGGATGGCCCGGGTGGGCGCCCGCTGA